In Thermodesulforhabdus norvegica, a single window of DNA contains:
- a CDS encoding cofactor-independent phosphoglycerate mutase, which produces MGPSKKYVILVGDGMGDYPVEELNGRTPLEAAHTPFMDMLAGYAEMGTVKTIPEGMEAGSDVANMSLLGYNPEVCHTGRGPLEAASMGVRLETGDIAFRCNFVTVENKDGIRIMADYSAGHITTEEARNIVRDLRGCLEGLPLELYPGVSYRHLLVWKGGPSALNTTPPHDILGQPVDTYEEVYNTTPVLKTFRDRARSVLRDHPVNIERLSRGQKPVTDLWPWGQGPAPAMQSLKDRCGLSGMVISAVDLIKGIGVYAGFETPVINGATGYLDTNYEEKVRVALEGLSRLDCIYVHIEAPDETSHEGDLKKKLTAIEDFDRRVVGPILKGIVAFDSVDLLVVTDHYTPLSVRTHVPEPVPFMIVRDANKIAPTNAGNCGFNRKFCEKDAQKADLHFQSGSELFSYFVQKC; this is translated from the coding sequence ATGGGACCCAGCAAGAAATACGTTATTCTTGTGGGCGATGGTATGGGTGATTACCCCGTTGAAGAACTCAATGGCAGGACTCCTCTCGAAGCAGCCCATACCCCTTTTATGGATATGCTTGCCGGATACGCAGAAATGGGAACGGTGAAAACCATTCCCGAGGGTATGGAAGCGGGAAGCGATGTGGCAAACATGAGCCTCCTCGGCTACAATCCCGAAGTATGCCACACGGGTCGAGGCCCTCTTGAAGCGGCAAGTATGGGCGTGCGCCTCGAAACAGGCGATATTGCCTTTAGGTGCAATTTCGTGACGGTTGAAAACAAAGACGGGATTAGAATTATGGCCGATTATTCTGCAGGCCATATAACAACCGAAGAAGCGCGGAACATAGTCAGAGATCTGAGGGGATGTCTCGAGGGGCTTCCGCTGGAGCTTTATCCCGGGGTGAGCTATCGCCATCTGCTTGTCTGGAAGGGTGGGCCCTCGGCTCTTAACACCACTCCCCCTCACGACATCCTGGGCCAGCCCGTTGATACCTACGAGGAGGTGTATAACACCACCCCCGTTTTGAAAACCTTTAGAGATCGGGCAAGGTCGGTTTTGCGGGATCACCCCGTTAACATTGAGCGTTTGTCCCGGGGGCAGAAACCCGTTACGGACCTCTGGCCCTGGGGACAGGGCCCGGCTCCGGCAATGCAGTCTCTTAAAGACAGGTGCGGCCTGTCGGGGATGGTTATAAGCGCCGTCGATCTTATAAAGGGCATAGGTGTTTATGCCGGTTTTGAAACCCCCGTTATCAACGGAGCCACAGGATATCTCGACACGAACTATGAAGAAAAAGTCCGGGTTGCTCTCGAAGGGCTGAGTCGTCTTGACTGTATTTACGTACATATAGAAGCGCCTGATGAAACCAGTCACGAAGGGGATCTTAAAAAAAAGCTTACCGCCATTGAGGACTTCGACCGCAGGGTCGTGGGCCCCATTCTGAAAGGAATCGTGGCTTTCGACTCCGTTGATTTGCTTGTTGTTACGGATCACTACACCCCTCTTTCGGTAAGAACCCATGTGCCTGAACCCGTCCCTTTTATGATCGTTCGCGACGCGAATAAAATCGCCCCAACGAACGCCGGTAATTGTGGATTTAATAGGAAATTTTGCGAAAAAGATGCTCAAAAGGCAGATCTGCATTTTCAATCGGGATCGGAATTGTTTTCGTACTTTGTTCAAAAATGCTGA
- a CDS encoding homoserine dehydrogenase, translated as MEQLNVGILGWGTVGCGVIEILQSHREEIKKRLGRELVLKKVADIDLERPRPVSLPREILTRDAKAVIEDPDIDIVVELIGGIEPARSFIMKALERGKHVVTANKALLAHHGNELFDFARKHQRIIAYEASVAGGIPFIKSLREGLAANNIDTVFGILNGTANFILTRMRESGLTFQEALKEAQSRGYAEADPRLDIEGIDTAHKLAITAAIAFNMSIVFDSIYVEGISGIDPLDIQFGEEFGYVLKLLAIARLGEGGVELRVHPTFIPSGHVLAGVRGAYNAVHVHGDAVGHVMLYGLGAGMMPTGSAVVADLMDLARDIAQGIHCRLPALGSYELNPIPVKPMDEVVTCYYFRFSAVDQPGVLSKISGILGRNNISISAVIQKGRHIGGAVPIVMVTHEAVESSVRRAIEEIDRLDVVRAKTQLIRIENLPVNYSEV; from the coding sequence ATGGAACAATTGAATGTGGGAATTCTTGGATGGGGAACCGTAGGGTGCGGTGTTATTGAGATATTGCAGAGTCATCGAGAGGAGATAAAGAAAAGGCTGGGGCGTGAGCTGGTTCTCAAGAAGGTTGCCGACATTGACCTTGAGCGACCCAGGCCCGTAAGCCTGCCCCGGGAAATCCTTACCCGGGATGCAAAGGCTGTTATAGAAGATCCCGACATAGACATAGTTGTGGAGTTGATAGGGGGCATTGAGCCCGCTCGGAGCTTTATCATGAAGGCTCTTGAACGGGGTAAACATGTCGTTACCGCAAATAAGGCTCTTCTCGCTCACCATGGAAACGAACTGTTTGATTTTGCCAGGAAACACCAGAGAATTATAGCTTATGAGGCCTCCGTAGCGGGTGGTATTCCTTTTATAAAATCGTTGAGAGAAGGGCTTGCGGCAAACAATATCGATACGGTGTTCGGGATTCTGAACGGTACGGCAAATTTTATTCTCACCCGCATGCGTGAATCGGGACTGACCTTTCAGGAGGCCCTCAAAGAAGCTCAGTCCAGAGGTTATGCCGAGGCCGATCCCCGCCTGGATATAGAGGGTATCGATACGGCTCATAAACTGGCCATAACGGCAGCCATCGCTTTTAATATGTCCATAGTTTTCGATTCCATTTACGTTGAGGGCATATCGGGTATAGATCCTCTTGACATTCAGTTCGGTGAGGAATTCGGCTACGTCTTAAAGTTACTTGCCATCGCAAGGCTGGGTGAGGGTGGAGTAGAACTCCGTGTTCATCCCACTTTCATCCCTTCCGGTCATGTGCTGGCCGGCGTCCGGGGTGCTTACAATGCCGTTCACGTACACGGTGATGCCGTTGGACACGTGATGCTCTACGGCCTTGGTGCCGGGATGATGCCAACGGGGAGCGCCGTCGTTGCAGACCTTATGGATCTGGCACGGGATATTGCTCAGGGGATACATTGCCGTCTTCCCGCTCTTGGCAGTTACGAGTTGAATCCTATACCCGTTAAGCCCATGGATGAGGTGGTTACCTGTTACTATTTCAGGTTCAGTGCCGTGGATCAGCCCGGTGTTCTGTCGAAAATTTCGGGCATCCTGGGGAGGAATAACATAAGCATCTCGGCCGTGATCCAGAAGGGACGCCATATAGGTGGGGCAGTCCCCATAGTGATGGTAACCCACGAAGCTGTCGAAAGTTCGGTGCGGCGGGCCATTGAAGAGATAGACCGTCTCGATGTGGTAAGGGCAAAAACCCAGCTTATCCGCATTGAAAATCTGCCCGTAAACTACAGCGAGGTCTGA